The following are encoded in a window of Amycolatopsis solani genomic DNA:
- a CDS encoding glutamate synthase subunit beta produces MADPTGFLRYSRAEPKKKSKEDRLHSWGEVYADVDPGERNEEVRKQASRCMDCGIPFCHSGGSGCPLGNLIPEWNDLVRRGDWAAASDRLHATNNFPEFTGKLCPAPCEAGCVLSISPLSGGPVAIKRVEQTIADQSWEAGYVQPQVSEVSSGRRVAVVGSGPAGLAAAQQLTRAGHEVTVFERDDRLGGLLRYGIPEFKMEKKVLDRRLAQLRKEGTRFVTGCEVGVDLSVEDLRAQYDAVVLAVGALRGRDDTTTPGRELKGIHLAMEHLVPANKYVEGDGPPSIDARGKHVLVIGGGDTGADSYGTATRQGARSVTQLDQYPTPPSVRDDERSPWPTWPYILRTYPAHEEAGERKFAVAVKRFVGDENGHVRAVELQEVRVQKDPATGRREVIPTTEQTETVPADLVLLAIGFEGVEEMPLLPGLGLSLTRRGTLSCGADWQTETPGVFVCGDAHRGASLVVWAIAEGRSVANAVDTYLTGASDLPAPVHPTALPLAVV; encoded by the coding sequence GTGGCTGACCCGACCGGTTTCCTACGGTATTCTCGCGCGGAGCCGAAGAAGAAGTCCAAAGAGGACCGTCTGCACTCGTGGGGCGAGGTCTACGCGGACGTCGACCCGGGCGAGCGCAACGAAGAGGTGCGCAAGCAGGCGTCGCGGTGCATGGACTGCGGCATCCCGTTCTGCCACTCCGGCGGTTCCGGCTGCCCGCTGGGCAACCTGATCCCGGAGTGGAACGACCTCGTCCGCCGCGGTGACTGGGCCGCGGCGAGCGACCGGCTGCACGCGACCAACAACTTCCCCGAGTTCACCGGGAAGCTGTGCCCGGCACCGTGCGAGGCGGGCTGCGTGCTGTCGATCTCGCCGTTGTCCGGCGGGCCGGTGGCGATCAAGCGCGTCGAGCAGACGATCGCCGACCAATCCTGGGAGGCGGGCTACGTCCAGCCGCAGGTGTCCGAAGTGTCCAGTGGCCGCCGCGTCGCGGTCGTGGGCTCCGGGCCCGCGGGGCTGGCCGCCGCCCAGCAGCTGACCCGCGCCGGCCACGAGGTGACGGTGTTCGAGCGCGACGACCGCCTCGGCGGCCTGCTGCGCTACGGCATCCCCGAGTTCAAGATGGAGAAGAAGGTCCTCGACCGCCGCCTGGCGCAGCTGCGCAAGGAAGGCACCCGGTTCGTGACCGGCTGCGAGGTCGGCGTCGACCTCTCGGTGGAGGACCTGCGCGCGCAGTACGACGCCGTCGTGCTGGCGGTCGGCGCCCTGCGCGGCCGCGACGACACGACCACGCCGGGCCGGGAGCTCAAGGGCATCCACCTGGCGATGGAACACCTGGTCCCGGCCAACAAGTACGTCGAGGGCGACGGCCCCCCGTCGATCGACGCCCGCGGCAAGCACGTCCTCGTCATCGGCGGCGGCGACACGGGCGCGGACTCCTACGGCACGGCCACCCGCCAGGGCGCGCGCTCGGTGACCCAGCTCGACCAGTACCCGACCCCACCGTCCGTCCGCGACGACGAGCGTTCGCCGTGGCCGACGTGGCCGTACATCCTGCGCACGTACCCGGCCCACGAGGAAGCGGGCGAGCGCAAGTTCGCAGTGGCGGTCAAGCGCTTCGTCGGCGACGAGAACGGCCACGTCCGCGCGGTCGAACTCCAGGAGGTCCGAGTCCAGAAGGACCCGGCCACCGGCCGCCGCGAGGTCATCCCGACAACCGAGCAGACCGAGACGGTCCCGGCCGACCTGGTCCTGCTGGCGATCGGCTTCGAGGGCGTCGAGGAGATGCCGCTGCTTCCCGGGTTGGGTCTGTCCCTGACCCGCCGGGGAACGCTTTCCTGCGGCGCGGACTGGCAGACGGAGACGCCCGGCGTGTTCGTGTGCGGTGACGCGCACCGCGGCGCTTCGCTGGTGGTGTGGGCGATCGCGGAGGGCCGCTCGGTGGCCAACGCGGTGGACACGTACTTGACGGGAGCTTCGGACCTGCCGGCGCCGGTGCACCCGACGGCGTTGCCGCTCGCGGTGGTCTGA
- the gltB gene encoding glutamate synthase large subunit gives MIFSAIPGKQGLYDPETEQDSCGVAMVADIRGRRSHGIVTDGLAALTNLDHRGAAGAEPTSGDGAGILLQLPDVLLRAEAGFSLPEPDERGHHTYAAGIAFLPEDAEQRRKAVELAERIAVEEGLEVLGWREVPVDADRADIGPTARSVMPHFAMLFVTADGKAGLELDRLAFCLRKRVEHESANSGCGTYFPSLSSRTIVYKGMVTPEQLPAFFDDLRDERLESAIALVHSRFSTNTFPSWPLAHPFRFVAHNGEINTIRGNRNRMRAREALLESELIDGDLSRLFPICSPDASDSASFDEVLELLHLGGRSLPHAVLMMIPEAWENHATMKPERRAFYQFHASLMEPWDGPACVTFTDGTLVGAVLDRNGLRPARWWRTADDRVVLASEAGVLDVAPKDVVAKGRLKPGRMFLVDTEAGRIVDDEEVKSALAGELPYEGWLHAGLLKIAELPDRDHVVQSHDSVLRRQLSFGYTEEELKILLAPMAEKGAEPIGSMGSDTPPAVLSKRSRLLYDYFKQNFAQVTNPPLDAIREELVTCMARIMGPERNLLAPGPASCRHLKLPYPVIDNDELAKLIHINDDGDLPGFACSVLSGLYEVDGGAEALAGAIERVRREASEAIAAGARTLVLSDRDSDHRMAPIPSLLLVSAVHHHLVRTKERLRVALVVESGDAREVHHIALLLGYGAAAVNPYLAFETIEDMIAQGAVTGIEPGKAIRNYVQALVKGVLKIMSKMGISTVGAYTAAQVFESLGLAQDLLDEYFTGTSSKLGGVGLTVLAEEVATRHRRAYPDNPTERVHRGLDTGGEYAYRREGELHLFTPETVFLLQHASKTGREEVYRKYTDEVHRLYREGGTLRGLFSFRDGVREPIPLDEVEPAEAIFKRFNTGAMSYGSISAEAHETLAIAMNRLGGRSNTGEGGEDPERLYDPERRSAIKQVASGRFGVTSEYLVNADDIQIKMAQGAKPGEGGQLPPNKVYPWIARTRHSTPGVGLISPPPHHDIYSIEDLAQLIHDLKNANEHARIHVKLVSSLGVGTVAAGVSKAHADVVLISGHDGGTGASPMNSLKHAGTPWEIGLAETQQTLLLNGLRDRITVQVDGAMKTGRDVVIAALLGAEEYGFATAPLVVAGCIMMRVCHLDTCPVGVATQSPELRKRYTGQVEHVVNFFKFVAEEVRETLAALGFRTLDEAIGHAELLNTDEAVDHWKASGLDLAPIFEMPSETPYGGAKRRTRGQDHGLEHALDRTLIQLAEAALEDAHHVNIELPVRNVNRTVGTLLGSEITRRYGGDGLPEGTINVTLTGSAGQSLGAFLPRGITLDMVGDANDYVGKGLSGGRIVVRPDPAASFAAEAQTIAGNTIAYGATAGEIFLRGQVGERFCVRNSGATVVAEGVGDHAFEYMTGGRAVVLGPTGRNLAAGMSGGVAFVLDVDGRKVNQDMVDLLKPTADDLAWLKKTVQQHYDLTRSAVAASLLGDWPRRSVAFTKVMPRDYQRVLDAAKAARAAGRDVDEAIMEAARG, from the coding sequence ATGATCTTCTCCGCCATTCCCGGCAAGCAGGGTCTCTACGACCCGGAGACCGAACAGGACTCCTGCGGTGTGGCCATGGTGGCCGACATCCGCGGGCGCCGCTCCCACGGCATCGTCACCGATGGCCTCGCCGCGCTGACCAACCTCGACCACCGCGGCGCCGCCGGCGCCGAACCCACCAGCGGCGACGGCGCCGGCATCCTGCTGCAGCTGCCGGACGTGCTGCTGCGCGCGGAAGCCGGTTTTTCCCTGCCGGAGCCCGATGAACGTGGCCACCACACCTACGCGGCCGGCATCGCGTTCCTCCCCGAAGACGCCGAGCAGCGCCGCAAGGCCGTCGAGCTGGCCGAACGCATCGCCGTCGAAGAGGGCCTGGAGGTGCTCGGCTGGCGCGAGGTCCCGGTCGACGCCGACCGCGCCGACATCGGCCCGACCGCCCGCTCGGTCATGCCGCACTTCGCCATGCTTTTCGTCACCGCGGACGGAAAAGCCGGCCTGGAGCTGGACAGGCTGGCCTTCTGCCTGCGCAAGCGCGTCGAGCACGAAAGCGCGAACTCCGGCTGCGGCACGTACTTCCCGTCGCTGTCCTCGCGGACGATCGTCTACAAGGGCATGGTGACGCCGGAGCAGCTGCCGGCGTTCTTCGACGACCTGCGCGACGAGCGGCTCGAAAGCGCCATCGCGCTGGTGCACTCCCGCTTCTCCACCAACACCTTCCCGTCGTGGCCGCTGGCGCACCCGTTCCGGTTCGTGGCCCACAACGGCGAGATCAACACCATCCGCGGCAACCGCAACCGCATGCGGGCGCGCGAGGCGCTGCTGGAGTCCGAGCTCATCGACGGCGACCTTTCGCGGCTGTTCCCGATCTGTTCGCCGGACGCGTCGGACTCGGCGTCGTTCGACGAGGTGCTGGAGCTGCTGCACCTCGGCGGCCGGTCGCTGCCGCACGCGGTGCTCATGATGATCCCGGAGGCGTGGGAGAACCACGCCACCATGAAGCCGGAACGCCGGGCCTTCTACCAGTTCCACGCGAGCCTGATGGAGCCGTGGGACGGTCCCGCCTGCGTCACCTTCACCGACGGCACGCTGGTCGGCGCGGTCCTGGACCGCAACGGCCTGCGGCCGGCGCGCTGGTGGCGCACGGCCGACGACCGCGTCGTGCTCGCCAGTGAGGCGGGGGTGCTCGACGTCGCTCCGAAGGACGTCGTGGCCAAGGGGCGGCTCAAGCCCGGCCGGATGTTCCTCGTGGACACCGAAGCCGGCCGGATCGTGGACGACGAAGAGGTCAAGTCCGCGCTCGCCGGCGAGCTGCCGTACGAGGGCTGGCTGCACGCGGGCCTGCTGAAGATCGCCGAGCTGCCCGACCGCGACCACGTCGTGCAGAGCCACGACTCGGTGCTGCGCCGCCAGCTTTCCTTCGGCTACACCGAAGAAGAGCTCAAGATCCTGCTCGCGCCGATGGCCGAGAAGGGCGCCGAGCCGATCGGCTCGATGGGCTCGGACACCCCGCCCGCGGTGCTGTCCAAGCGATCTCGGCTGCTCTACGACTACTTCAAGCAGAACTTCGCGCAGGTGACCAACCCGCCGCTGGACGCGATCCGCGAGGAGCTCGTCACCTGCATGGCGCGGATCATGGGCCCGGAGCGCAACCTCCTGGCCCCGGGACCCGCGTCCTGCCGCCACCTGAAGCTGCCGTACCCCGTCATCGACAACGACGAGCTCGCGAAGCTCATCCACATCAACGACGACGGCGACCTCCCCGGGTTCGCGTGCAGCGTCCTTTCCGGACTGTACGAAGTGGACGGCGGCGCCGAGGCGCTGGCCGGGGCGATCGAGCGGGTGCGCCGCGAGGCGTCCGAGGCGATCGCGGCCGGCGCGCGCACGCTGGTGCTGTCCGACCGCGACTCCGACCACCGGATGGCGCCGATCCCGTCGCTGCTGCTGGTTTCCGCGGTGCACCACCACCTGGTCCGCACGAAGGAACGCCTGCGCGTCGCGCTGGTCGTCGAATCCGGCGACGCGCGCGAGGTGCACCACATCGCGCTGCTGCTCGGCTACGGCGCTGCCGCGGTCAACCCGTACCTGGCCTTCGAGACCATCGAAGACATGATCGCGCAGGGCGCGGTCACCGGCATCGAGCCCGGCAAGGCGATCCGCAACTACGTGCAGGCGCTGGTCAAGGGCGTCCTGAAGATCATGTCCAAGATGGGCATCTCGACGGTCGGCGCGTACACCGCCGCCCAGGTCTTCGAATCCCTCGGCCTGGCCCAGGACCTGCTCGACGAGTACTTCACCGGGACGTCGTCGAAGCTCGGCGGCGTCGGCCTGACCGTGCTCGCCGAAGAGGTGGCCACGCGCCACCGCCGCGCGTACCCGGACAACCCGACCGAGCGGGTCCACCGTGGACTCGACACCGGCGGCGAGTACGCCTACCGCCGCGAGGGCGAGCTGCACCTGTTCACGCCGGAGACGGTGTTCCTGCTGCAGCACGCGTCCAAGACCGGCCGCGAAGAGGTGTACCGCAAGTACACCGACGAGGTGCACCGCCTCTACCGCGAGGGCGGCACGCTGCGCGGGCTGTTCTCCTTCCGCGACGGCGTCCGCGAGCCGATCCCGCTGGACGAGGTCGAGCCCGCCGAGGCGATCTTCAAGCGCTTCAACACCGGCGCGATGTCGTACGGCTCGATTTCGGCCGAGGCGCACGAAACCCTGGCCATCGCGATGAACCGGCTCGGTGGCCGGTCCAACACCGGCGAGGGCGGCGAAGACCCCGAACGGCTCTACGACCCCGAGCGGCGCAGCGCGATCAAGCAGGTCGCGTCCGGCCGGTTCGGCGTGACGAGCGAGTACCTGGTCAACGCCGACGACATCCAGATCAAGATGGCGCAGGGCGCGAAGCCCGGCGAGGGCGGCCAGCTGCCGCCGAACAAGGTGTACCCGTGGATCGCGCGCACCCGGCACTCGACGCCGGGCGTCGGCCTCATTTCGCCGCCGCCGCACCACGACATCTACTCCATCGAGGACCTGGCGCAGCTGATCCACGACCTCAAGAACGCCAACGAGCACGCCCGCATCCACGTGAAGCTGGTGTCCTCTTTGGGCGTCGGCACGGTCGCGGCGGGCGTGTCCAAGGCGCACGCGGACGTCGTGCTCATCTCGGGGCACGACGGCGGCACCGGCGCGTCCCCGATGAACTCGCTCAAGCACGCGGGCACGCCGTGGGAGATCGGCCTCGCCGAAACCCAGCAGACGTTGCTGCTCAACGGGTTGCGCGACCGGATCACCGTGCAGGTGGACGGCGCCATGAAGACCGGGCGCGACGTCGTCATCGCGGCGCTGCTCGGCGCCGAGGAGTACGGCTTCGCGACGGCCCCGCTCGTCGTCGCGGGCTGCATCATGATGCGCGTCTGCCACCTCGACACCTGCCCGGTCGGCGTCGCCACGCAGAGCCCGGAGCTCCGCAAGCGCTACACCGGCCAGGTCGAGCACGTGGTGAACTTCTTCAAGTTCGTCGCCGAGGAAGTCCGGGAAACCCTTGCGGCGCTGGGCTTCCGCACGCTCGACGAGGCCATCGGCCACGCCGAGCTGCTGAACACCGACGAGGCGGTCGACCACTGGAAGGCGTCCGGGCTGGACCTGGCGCCGATCTTCGAGATGCCTTCGGAGACTCCTTACGGTGGTGCCAAGCGGCGCACCCGCGGTCAGGACCACGGCCTCGAGCACGCCCTGGACCGCACGCTCATCCAGCTCGCCGAGGCGGCGCTGGAGGACGCGCACCACGTCAACATCGAGCTGCCGGTGCGCAACGTCAACCGGACCGTCGGCACGCTGCTGGGCTCGGAGATCACCCGCCGCTACGGCGGGGACGGCCTGCCCGAAGGCACGATCAACGTCACGCTCACGGGGTCGGCGGGCCAGTCGCTCGGCGCGTTCCTGCCGCGCGGCATCACCCTGGACATGGTCGGCGACGCCAACGACTACGTCGGCAAGGGCCTGTCCGGCGGCCGGATCGTGGTGCGCCCCGACCCGGCGGCCTCGTTCGCCGCCGAGGCGCAGACGATCGCGGGCAACACGATCGCGTACGGCGCCACGGCCGGCGAGATCTTCCTGCGCGGCCAGGTCGGCGAACGCTTCTGCGTCCGCAACTCCGGCGCCACGGTCGTCGCCGAGGGCGTCGGCGACCACGCGTTCGAGTACATGACCGGCGGCCGCGCGGTGGTGCTCGGCCCGACCGGGCGGAACCTGGCGGCCGGCATGTCCGGCGGCGTCGCGTTCGTGCTCGACGTCGACGGCCGGAAGGTCAACCAGGACATGGTGGACCTGCTCAAGCCGACCGCCGACGACCTGGCGTGGCTCAAGAAAACGGTGCAGCAGCACTACGATCTCACCCGCTCCGCGGTGGCGGCCTCGCTGCTCGGCGACTGGCCGCGCCGGTCCGTGGCGTTCACGAAGGTGATGCCGCGCGACTACCAGCGGGTCCTGGACGCGGCGAAGGCGGCACGAGCCGCCGGCCGCGATGTCGACGAGGCGATCATGGAGGCCGCTCGTGGCTGA
- a CDS encoding SDR family oxidoreductase, producing the protein MILDRFKLTDQVAVVTGAGRGIGAATAVALAEAGADVVIASRTAAQLDEVAARVSAAGRRAVTVPGDLSTPDAAAALAATAVAEFGRLDLVVNNVGGTYPRPLLESTAEFLEEAFRFNVSTAHALTAAAAPALLETGGSVVNISSVMGRVAGRGFAAYGTAKAALAHYTRLAAADLAPKVRVNAISVGSVATSALEIVVGNPELKAKMESATPLHRIGEAEDIAATVVFLASRAGGYLTGKILEVDGGLQTPNLDLGLPDL; encoded by the coding sequence ATGATCCTCGACCGGTTCAAGCTCACCGACCAGGTCGCGGTGGTCACCGGCGCCGGACGCGGGATCGGCGCGGCCACCGCCGTGGCTCTCGCCGAAGCGGGCGCCGACGTGGTCATCGCCTCCCGCACGGCCGCCCAGCTCGACGAGGTCGCCGCCCGCGTGTCGGCGGCCGGGCGCCGCGCGGTCACCGTCCCCGGCGACCTCTCCACCCCGGACGCCGCGGCCGCGCTGGCCGCGACGGCGGTGGCCGAGTTCGGGCGCCTCGACCTGGTGGTCAACAACGTCGGCGGCACGTACCCGCGGCCCCTGCTGGAGAGCACCGCGGAGTTCCTGGAGGAAGCGTTCCGCTTCAACGTCTCGACCGCGCACGCGCTGACCGCGGCGGCCGCCCCCGCCCTGCTGGAGACGGGCGGCTCGGTCGTCAACATCTCGTCGGTGATGGGCCGCGTCGCGGGCCGCGGCTTCGCGGCGTACGGAACGGCGAAGGCGGCGCTGGCCCACTACACGCGCCTGGCAGCGGCGGACCTGGCCCCGAAGGTCCGGGTGAACGCGATCTCGGTGGGCTCGGTGGCGACGTCGGCCCTGGAGATCGTGGTGGGCAACCCCGAACTGAAGGCGAAGATGGAGTCGGCCACGCCGCTGCACCGGATCGGCGAAGCCGAGGACATCGCCGCGACGGTGGTGTTCCTGGCCTCGCGCGCCGGCGGGTACCTCACAGGCAAGATCCTCGAGGTCGACGGCGGCCTGCAGACCCCGAACCTCGATCTGGGCCTGCCCGACCTGTAG
- the lgt gene encoding prolipoprotein diacylglyceryl transferase yields the protein MSAYLATIPSPDRGVWHLGPIPLRAYALCIIAGIIVAIWWGERRWVARGGTKGTVIDIAVFAVPFGLVGGRLYHVITDPELYFTEGKNPWNAFAIWDGGLGIWGAIALGAVGALIACRRKGIPLPAMADAIAPGIVVAQAIGRIGNYFNQELYGAHTDLPWGLEVYQRFNPEDPDNLLNGVATGHIPLPESPVHPTFLYELIWNLLVALLVVWADRKFKLGHGRAFALYVAGYTVGRGWIEMMRTDTANHILGLRVNVWTSILLFVAAVVYFVLAGKRGPRELPETLVSKDAPEAAEEEPEPAKVAAEAPETPAEEPKKTEES from the coding sequence ATGAGCGCCTACCTCGCGACGATCCCCAGTCCCGACCGGGGGGTCTGGCACCTGGGACCGATCCCGCTCCGCGCGTACGCCCTGTGCATCATCGCCGGCATCATCGTGGCGATCTGGTGGGGCGAACGGCGCTGGGTGGCCCGCGGCGGCACCAAGGGCACGGTGATCGACATCGCGGTGTTCGCGGTGCCGTTCGGCCTGGTCGGCGGCCGGTTGTACCACGTGATCACCGACCCCGAGCTGTACTTCACCGAGGGCAAGAACCCCTGGAACGCGTTCGCGATCTGGGACGGCGGCCTCGGCATCTGGGGCGCCATCGCCCTCGGCGCGGTGGGCGCGCTCATCGCCTGCCGCCGCAAGGGCATCCCGCTGCCGGCGATGGCGGACGCGATCGCCCCCGGCATCGTCGTCGCGCAGGCCATCGGCCGCATCGGCAACTACTTCAACCAGGAGCTCTACGGCGCGCACACCGACCTGCCGTGGGGCCTGGAGGTCTACCAGCGCTTCAACCCGGAAGACCCGGACAACCTGCTCAACGGCGTCGCGACCGGCCACATCCCGCTGCCGGAGAGCCCGGTCCACCCGACGTTCCTGTACGAGCTGATCTGGAACCTGCTGGTCGCGCTGCTGGTCGTCTGGGCGGACCGCAAGTTCAAGCTGGGCCACGGGCGGGCGTTCGCGCTGTACGTCGCCGGGTACACGGTCGGCCGCGGCTGGATCGAGATGATGCGGACCGACACCGCGAACCACATCCTCGGCCTGCGGGTGAACGTCTGGACGTCGATCCTGCTGTTCGTCGCGGCGGTGGTGTACTTCGTGCTCGCCGGGAAGCGGGGGCCGCGGGAGCTGCCGGAGACGCTGGTGAGCAAGGACGCGCCGGAGGCCGCCGAGGAGGAGCCCGAGCCCGCGAAGGTGGCGGCCGAGGCTCCGGAGACGCCGGCCGAGGAACCGAAGAAGACCGAAGAGAGCTGA
- a CDS encoding M20 metallopeptidase family protein codes for MNDLWARWTRAIADELPAAVALRHAVHADPRGSGDEEDTARLVAEALGAGEGIRVAKTGRAIPLPGAGGPAIALRAELDALPVLEGTRVPWASGNDLMHACGHDVHLAALVAVGRAAVRVGVPRPILALLQPREETSPPGALDIVESGVLTEQGVDAVIGAHVQPRIAHGVVSAAPGPVNASTDEFEVTLHGQGGHAGYPHLLRDPILALSQLVVSLQQLASRRIDPVYGAVCSVGRIQAGAAANVVPNSATAFGSLRLMRAEDRERALEALADIVHGTARAHGCTAELEISPCEPVLDNDAALAAAAQRWLAHAGYGVDDQFRSFGADDFAHYCGGPTRGLMLFVGLGDTAGVPSLHDERFLPRDEAVTQVAHALVAGYLAALEAPAP; via the coding sequence GTGAACGACCTGTGGGCCCGGTGGACGCGGGCGATCGCCGACGAACTGCCCGCCGCCGTCGCGCTCCGGCACGCCGTGCACGCCGACCCGCGCGGCTCCGGAGACGAAGAAGACACCGCCCGCCTGGTCGCCGAGGCGCTCGGCGCGGGGGAGGGGATCCGCGTCGCCAAGACCGGCCGCGCGATCCCGCTGCCCGGCGCCGGCGGTCCGGCGATCGCGCTGCGCGCCGAGCTCGACGCCCTCCCGGTGCTGGAGGGCACCCGCGTGCCGTGGGCCTCGGGCAACGACCTGATGCACGCGTGCGGCCACGACGTCCACCTCGCCGCGCTGGTCGCGGTCGGCCGCGCGGCGGTCCGCGTCGGCGTGCCGCGGCCGATCCTGGCGCTGCTGCAGCCGCGGGAGGAGACCTCGCCGCCGGGCGCGCTCGACATCGTCGAGTCCGGGGTGCTGACCGAGCAAGGCGTCGACGCGGTGATCGGCGCGCACGTCCAGCCGCGGATCGCGCACGGCGTCGTCTCGGCGGCGCCCGGCCCGGTGAACGCGTCCACCGACGAGTTCGAGGTGACCCTGCACGGCCAGGGCGGCCACGCCGGCTACCCGCACCTGCTGCGCGACCCGATCCTGGCGCTGTCGCAGCTGGTGGTGAGCCTGCAGCAGCTCGCGTCGCGGCGGATCGACCCGGTGTACGGCGCGGTCTGCTCGGTCGGGCGGATCCAGGCGGGCGCGGCGGCCAACGTCGTCCCGAACAGCGCGACCGCGTTCGGCTCCCTGCGCCTGATGCGCGCCGAGGACCGCGAGCGCGCTCTGGAAGCGCTGGCCGACATCGTGCACGGCACCGCGCGGGCGCACGGCTGCACCGCCGAACTGGAGATCAGCCCGTGCGAGCCGGTGCTGGACAACGACGCCGCGCTCGCGGCGGCCGCGCAGCGCTGGCTGGCCCACGCCGGCTACGGCGTCGACGACCAGTTCCGGTCGTTCGGCGCCGACGATTTCGCCCACTACTGCGGCGGCCCGACGCGCGGGCTGATGCTGTTCGTCGGCCTCGGCGACACCGCGGGCGTGCCCAGCCTGCACGACGAACGCTTCCTCCCGCGCGACGAAGCCGTCACCCAGGTCGCGCACGCGCTGGTGGCGGGGTACCTGGCCGCCTTGGAGGCTCCGGCGCCTTAG
- a CDS encoding amidohydrolase family protein, with protein sequence MTDLLPFVADLPLVDHHCHGVVTRDVARADFEGMLTEADAPSPLGTSLFDSLIGLAVRARCAPVLGLPKHAPADAYLERRAELGAAEVARRFLRATGTTDFLLDGGFLPDALTTTPEFAALAGARAHDVVRLEQVAESVIRGTTADGFAAAFADELGKRAATAAGFKSIAAYRVGLELAGERPSPPEVAAAAGRWLRSGNPRLADEVLHRHLVFTGLDLGLPVQFHVGYGDSDVDLHRCDPLLLTGLLRATRDRGVPILLLHNYPFHRNAAYLAQVFEHVFVDAGLITHNAGFRAPAVLAELLEIAPFGKVLFSTDAFGLAELYHLGTALFRQGLSDFVRAALDADAVSEGDAIRLCASVGHENAQRIYRLEHV encoded by the coding sequence ATGACCGACCTGCTCCCGTTCGTCGCGGACCTGCCGCTGGTGGACCACCACTGCCACGGCGTCGTCACCCGGGACGTGGCCCGCGCGGACTTCGAGGGGATGCTGACCGAGGCCGACGCGCCTTCGCCGCTCGGCACGAGCCTGTTCGACTCGCTGATCGGGCTGGCCGTGCGTGCCCGCTGCGCGCCGGTGCTCGGCCTGCCGAAGCACGCCCCCGCCGACGCCTACCTCGAACGCCGCGCCGAGCTGGGCGCGGCCGAGGTGGCCCGGCGTTTCCTGCGCGCCACCGGCACCACCGACTTCCTCCTGGACGGCGGCTTCTTGCCGGACGCCCTGACCACCACGCCCGAGTTCGCCGCGCTCGCGGGCGCCCGCGCGCACGACGTCGTCCGGCTGGAACAGGTCGCCGAGTCCGTCATCCGGGGCACGACCGCGGACGGGTTCGCCGCCGCCTTCGCCGACGAGCTGGGGAAACGCGCCGCGACCGCGGCCGGGTTCAAGTCGATCGCCGCCTACCGCGTCGGCCTCGAGCTGGCGGGGGAGCGGCCGTCGCCGCCGGAGGTGGCGGCCGCGGCGGGCCGCTGGCTGCGCTCCGGAAACCCCCGGCTGGCCGACGAGGTGCTGCACCGCCACCTCGTCTTCACCGGCCTCGACCTGGGCCTGCCGGTGCAGTTCCACGTCGGCTACGGCGACTCCGACGTCGACCTGCACCGCTGCGACCCGCTGCTGCTGACCGGGCTGCTGCGGGCCACCCGGGACCGCGGCGTGCCGATCCTGCTGCTGCACAACTACCCGTTCCACCGGAACGCCGCGTATCTCGCGCAGGTTTTCGAGCACGTGTTCGTGGACGCCGGGCTCATCACGCACAACGCCGGGTTCCGGGCGCCGGCGGTACTGGCCGAGCTCCTGGAGATCGCGCCGTTCGGGAAGGTCCTCTTCTCCACCGACGCGTTCGGCCTGGCCGAGCTCTACCACCTGGGCACGGCGCTGTTCCGGCAGGGACTGTCGGATTTCGTGCGCGCCGCGCTCGACGCGGACGCGGTGTCCGAAGGGGACGCGATCCGGTTGTGTGCTTCGGTGGGGCACGAGAACGCGCAGAGGATCTACCGCTTGGAGCACGTGTGA